In Capillimicrobium parvum, a genomic segment contains:
- a CDS encoding C-terminal helicase domain-containing protein, with translation MFTAFRRTLDHLAQRAAEHALAVVRYHGGLARTEKDAAIASFADGASILLSTEAGGEGRNLQLGTRGIPSRTSLARRAVAHGRAADRDPRRRSA, from the coding sequence GTGTTTACCGCGTTCCGGCGCACCCTGGACCACCTCGCCCAGCGCGCGGCCGAGCACGCCCTGGCCGTCGTGCGCTACCACGGAGGCCTCGCCCGCACCGAGAAGGACGCCGCCATCGCGTCCTTCGCGGACGGGGCGTCGATCCTGCTGAGCACCGAGGCCGGCGGCGAGGGACGCAACCTGCAGCTCGGCACCCGTGGGATTCCATCTCGCACATCCCTTGCTCGGCGAGCCGTCGCGCACGGGCGGGCAGCAGATCGAGATCCTCGGCGCCGATCGGCGTGA
- a CDS encoding amidohydrolase family protein — protein MDLTSIPLVDHHAHGILLSEPTLDEFRGLFSESNDPRQWPHIATGITYRRAIRALAAFFELEPSEHAVHRHRLESDPAGYAAELLRATDTEVLLIDDGFPPPGTGTGCAELGALAGCTARPVLRIERVAEDGGLDAVRAAVGSARADGFAGLKTIAAYRGGLDLTAAAGTEDDDNRVTGRAMAAVVVAALEANEATGDPLPVQVHTGFGDGDLYLPRADPGHLKPLIERFAATPFVLLHCYPFVREAGWLAHVYANVFFDLSLTIPHVARPAQALREALELGPVSKLLYASDAARTPELYYLAATWWRDALAEVLPELLNAQEAEEAALMILRENARRLYRL, from the coding sequence ATGGACCTCACGTCGATCCCGCTCGTCGACCACCACGCGCACGGCATCCTGCTCTCGGAGCCGACGCTCGACGAGTTCCGCGGGCTGTTCAGCGAGAGCAACGACCCGAGACAATGGCCGCACATCGCCACCGGCATCACGTACCGGCGGGCGATCCGTGCCCTGGCCGCGTTCTTCGAGCTCGAGCCGAGCGAGCACGCGGTGCACCGCCACCGGCTCGAGAGCGACCCGGCCGGCTACGCCGCGGAGCTGCTGCGCGCCACGGACACCGAGGTGCTGCTCATCGACGACGGCTTCCCGCCCCCCGGGACGGGCACCGGCTGCGCGGAGCTCGGTGCGCTCGCCGGGTGTACGGCGCGCCCGGTGCTCCGCATCGAGCGCGTGGCCGAGGATGGCGGGCTCGACGCGGTGCGCGCCGCCGTCGGGTCCGCTCGCGCGGACGGCTTCGCCGGCCTGAAGACCATCGCCGCCTACCGCGGCGGCCTCGACCTGACCGCAGCCGCCGGGACGGAGGATGACGACAACCGCGTCACCGGGCGCGCCATGGCCGCCGTCGTCGTCGCGGCGCTGGAGGCCAACGAGGCCACCGGCGATCCGCTCCCCGTACAGGTCCACACGGGGTTCGGCGACGGCGACCTCTACCTGCCTAGAGCCGACCCGGGCCACCTCAAGCCCCTGATCGAGCGCTTCGCCGCCACGCCGTTCGTCCTCCTGCACTGCTACCCGTTCGTGCGCGAGGCCGGATGGCTGGCGCACGTGTACGCCAACGTCTTCTTCGACCTGTCGCTCACGATCCCGCACGTGGCGCGCCCGGCGCAGGCGCTGCGCGAGGCGCTCGAACTGGGCCCCGTGTCCAAGCTGCTCTACGCCTCGGACGCCGCACGCACGCCGGAGCTGTACTACCTCGCCGCGACGTGGTGGCGGGATGCCCTGGCCGAGGTCCTGCCCGAGCTGCTGAACGCACAGGAGGCCGAGGAGGCGGCGCTGATGATCCTGCGCGAGAACGCCCGGCGCCTCTACCGGCTGTGA
- a CDS encoding DUF5925 domain-containing protein → MPSPAVPIVPVAPCLDLSDGTWSSTAFTERALGEGLRHVRRGSFPCGDVTLAELLALGDVEVAEHLTGALAVLLRIEPRMLVLVSVSRGNGELTVAGADRGDVDRVTADLVANLRQEPSADQDEVLVGFWAHGAVPPRARRRLRAPAWSEIAGNYAASTGSGLTELMAATEPGPGGLVLWHGEPGTGKSHALRALIREWRRWCDAHFIADPETFLGPDAGYLLGTLLRSSRHGRGQLIILEDAGELLAADARAVAGQALSRLLNVSDGLLGEGLRAVVLVTTNEPLRRLHPAVVRPGRCWAEVEFARLDASAADAWLQARGVDARAGRAMTLAELYALARGRLLDDTAPVGFAPG, encoded by the coding sequence ATGCCCTCTCCCGCCGTCCCCATCGTCCCGGTCGCTCCCTGTCTCGACCTCTCCGACGGAACCTGGTCCTCGACCGCTTTCACCGAGCGCGCGCTGGGCGAGGGCCTGCGCCACGTGCGCCGCGGGTCGTTCCCGTGCGGGGACGTGACGCTGGCCGAGCTGCTCGCGCTCGGCGACGTCGAGGTCGCCGAGCACCTGACCGGCGCGCTCGCCGTGCTGCTGCGCATCGAGCCGCGGATGCTCGTCCTCGTGTCCGTGTCGCGCGGCAACGGCGAGTTGACGGTGGCGGGCGCGGATCGCGGGGACGTCGATCGGGTCACCGCGGATCTCGTGGCGAACCTCCGCCAGGAGCCCAGCGCCGACCAGGACGAGGTGCTGGTCGGCTTCTGGGCGCACGGCGCGGTGCCTCCGCGCGCGCGCCGCCGGCTTCGCGCGCCGGCGTGGTCGGAGATCGCCGGCAACTACGCGGCCTCGACCGGCTCTGGGCTGACCGAGCTGATGGCGGCGACGGAGCCCGGTCCCGGCGGGCTCGTCCTCTGGCACGGCGAGCCGGGGACCGGGAAGTCGCATGCGCTGCGCGCGTTGATCCGGGAGTGGCGGCGCTGGTGCGACGCCCACTTCATCGCCGACCCCGAGACGTTCCTCGGCCCGGACGCGGGCTACCTGCTGGGCACGCTCCTGCGCTCCTCGCGGCACGGTCGTGGTCAGCTGATCATCCTCGAGGACGCCGGCGAGCTGCTCGCGGCGGACGCCCGCGCGGTTGCCGGCCAAGCGCTGTCACGGCTGCTGAACGTCAGCGACGGCCTGCTCGGCGAGGGCCTGCGCGCCGTGGTGCTGGTCACGACGAACGAGCCGCTGCGGCGGCTGCATCCGGCGGTCGTGCGGCCGGGGCGGTGCTGGGCGGAGGTCGAGTTCGCGCGGCTTGATGCCTCGGCTGCGGACGCGTGGCTGCAGGCGCGGGGGGTCGACGCCCGAGCCGGTCGCGCGATGACGCTGGCCGAGCTCTACGCGCTCGCGCGTGGGCGGTTGCTGGACGACACGGCGCCGGTCGGCTTCGCGCCCGGGTGA
- a CDS encoding RNA polymerase sigma factor codes for MPNRPAEHDRDATSVGRLREEELFRLFCHHRERGDAGRAAQMWQRVALRNFDRVRAVVQTFRFNDGSRIPAHDVDDAVQEAYLRVVAMGENFDGAALGQFRVAFKTCVFNSCKDFGRREWRHAKRASGSLDDHYEDSESSPYDSAIAKHSIALEELMAEVEADEERLQEMSDLAAWGITQVRNDKYREVLWLTIVDPTPSDEVAARLDITLDNVYQRRRRGMKQLEAILRDHHA; via the coding sequence ATGCCGAATCGACCAGCCGAACACGACCGCGACGCGACGTCGGTCGGACGCCTGCGGGAGGAGGAGCTGTTCCGGCTCTTCTGCCACCACCGCGAGCGCGGCGACGCCGGGCGTGCCGCCCAGATGTGGCAGCGCGTGGCGCTGCGCAACTTCGACCGTGTCAGGGCCGTCGTCCAGACGTTCAGGTTCAACGACGGCAGCCGGATCCCCGCCCACGACGTCGACGACGCCGTCCAGGAGGCATACCTGCGGGTCGTCGCGATGGGCGAGAACTTCGACGGCGCGGCGCTCGGGCAGTTCCGCGTCGCGTTCAAGACGTGCGTCTTCAACTCGTGCAAGGACTTCGGGCGCCGCGAGTGGCGCCACGCGAAGCGCGCCTCCGGCAGCCTCGACGACCATTACGAGGACTCCGAGTCGAGCCCGTACGACAGCGCGATCGCGAAGCACTCGATCGCGCTCGAGGAGCTCATGGCCGAGGTCGAGGCCGACGAGGAGCGGCTCCAGGAGATGAGCGACCTCGCCGCCTGGGGCATCACGCAGGTCAGGAACGACAAGTACCGCGAAGTCCTCTGGCTGACCATCGTCGACCCGACGCCGAGCGACGAGGTCGCCGCTCGGCTGGACATCACCCTCGACAACGTGTATCAGCGGCGCCGCCGCGGCATGAAGCAACTGGAGGCGATCCTCCGTGACCACCATGCGTGA
- a CDS encoding NHL repeat-containing protein: MDLAATRSGTVFVSDTFNNQSPHIQAFTSTGGFLLRWGAPGIGDGQFLSPGAIAVGPSGTVYVGDYVRNRIQKFGPDGTFRGQWGAPGSGAGQFAAPWGIATDDRGRVYVVDYGNNRIQKFGPEGDFLGQWGSFGSRNGQFLAPSFIATDSNGHVYVADSGNSRIQKFDSSGRYLDQWDSPGAGAGAPDYPLGVATDPKGNVYVVGTNSIQKYNARGRLLTRWGEFGKGKGQFRNPQGIATDSSGNVYVGDSGNDRIQKFHDAGAPYPDPDTAPLKVLSPASTFPRKGRG; this comes from the coding sequence GTGGACCTGGCGGCGACACGGTCAGGCACGGTGTTCGTCAGCGACACCTTCAACAACCAGTCGCCGCACATCCAGGCGTTCACCTCGACCGGTGGCTTCCTGCTCAGATGGGGCGCCCCGGGGATCGGTGACGGGCAGTTCCTTTCCCCGGGTGCGATCGCGGTCGGGCCGTCCGGAACGGTGTACGTCGGGGACTACGTGCGCAACCGGATCCAGAAGTTCGGCCCGGACGGAACCTTTCGGGGTCAGTGGGGAGCGCCCGGTTCCGGCGCGGGCCAGTTCGCCGCGCCGTGGGGGATCGCGACCGACGATCGGGGCCGGGTCTACGTGGTCGACTACGGCAACAACCGGATCCAGAAGTTCGGCCCGGAGGGCGACTTCCTCGGTCAGTGGGGATCGTTCGGCTCTCGCAACGGCCAGTTCCTCGCGCCGTCCTTCATCGCGACCGACTCGAACGGTCACGTCTACGTGGCCGACAGCGGCAACAGCCGCATCCAGAAGTTCGATTCAAGCGGAAGGTATCTCGACCAGTGGGACAGTCCCGGCGCGGGCGCCGGGGCTCCGGACTACCCGCTGGGCGTCGCGACCGACCCGAAGGGCAACGTCTATGTGGTCGGGACCAACAGCATCCAGAAGTACAACGCCCGTGGCAGGCTGCTGACGAGATGGGGCGAGTTCGGCAAGGGCAAGGGCCAGTTCCGCAACCCGCAGGGGATCGCGACCGACTCGTCGGGCAACGTCTACGTGGGTGACAGCGGCAACGACCGCATCCAGAAGTTCCACGACGCCGGCGCGCCCTACCCCGATCCGGATACGGCCCCGCTCAAGGTGCTGAGTCCCGCGTCGACCTTTCCCCGGAAGGGGCGCGGCTGA
- a CDS encoding helix-turn-helix domain-containing protein, which produces MTRGTGTSTDHVLGAPRGARRAPHPRSREADASREALSQFDRLRDIAARTTDEATADELDGEAWGLVDRQGPVRLSFAAEALGVSDTAVRTWIDEGALDEVEGERGPRRVTFASVVELREILDELRAAAQDRNLLSAAVRRLEGESLGGSERLAESTRRMRSGTRAT; this is translated from the coding sequence GTGACCCGAGGGACCGGCACGTCGACCGATCATGTTCTCGGCGCGCCGCGTGGGGCGCGTCGGGCGCCGCATCCGCGATCGCGTGAGGCGGACGCGAGCCGTGAGGCGCTGAGCCAGTTCGATCGTCTGCGCGACATCGCGGCCCGGACGACGGACGAGGCCACGGCCGACGAGTTGGACGGCGAGGCCTGGGGGCTGGTCGATCGTCAGGGGCCGGTGCGTCTGAGCTTCGCGGCCGAGGCGCTCGGTGTCTCCGACACGGCGGTGCGCACGTGGATCGACGAGGGGGCGCTAGACGAGGTCGAGGGCGAGCGGGGGCCGCGCCGCGTCACGTTCGCCAGCGTCGTGGAGCTGCGCGAGATTCTCGACGAGCTGCGGGCGGCGGCCCAGGATCGCAACCTCCTGTCAGCGGCGGTGCGCCGGTTGGAAGGTGAGTCGCTTGGCGGCAGCGAGCGGTTGGCCGAGTCGACTCGTCGGATGCGTAGCGGCACGCGCGCCACGTAG
- a CDS encoding ImmA/IrrE family metallo-endopeptidase — protein sequence MASIHTNRGAKRARGARETLGIPLDEPLPDLLGVVEDRAGVHVVVLDLADGVAGAYLPRPDCPLAFVNGTEALVRQRFTLAHELGHHWIGHGATVDEVATIFGSGRDPREIEANAFAAEFLLPRAAVKRLFDGRRSLPVGLDSVVRIAVAFGLSAQMVRIKLETCGVLDDPERIARLDAEIAGDQHLELRRRLDLEPLDDGLSRAGRRRPRVPEPLRGSALGLYLTGEIDLDALAARTGRRNSEVARMLGNLGLTATAAAPSG from the coding sequence GTGGCGAGCATCCACACCAACCGGGGGGCCAAACGGGCGCGGGGCGCGCGCGAGACGCTCGGCATCCCGCTCGACGAGCCGCTGCCCGATCTGCTCGGCGTCGTGGAGGACCGCGCGGGCGTCCACGTCGTCGTGCTGGACCTCGCGGACGGCGTGGCCGGCGCGTATCTGCCGAGGCCCGACTGTCCGCTCGCGTTCGTCAACGGCACCGAGGCGCTCGTGCGCCAGCGGTTCACGCTCGCCCACGAGCTCGGCCACCACTGGATCGGCCATGGGGCGACGGTCGACGAGGTCGCGACGATCTTCGGCTCCGGCCGCGACCCGCGCGAGATCGAGGCGAACGCGTTCGCCGCCGAGTTCCTCCTGCCGCGGGCCGCCGTGAAGCGGCTGTTCGACGGTCGCCGGTCGCTCCCCGTCGGCCTCGACAGCGTCGTGCGGATCGCGGTCGCCTTCGGCCTGAGCGCGCAGATGGTCCGCATCAAGCTCGAGACGTGCGGCGTGCTCGACGATCCGGAGCGCATCGCGCGCCTCGACGCGGAGATCGCGGGCGACCAGCATCTGGAGCTGCGACGCCGGCTCGATCTCGAGCCGCTCGACGACGGGCTCAGCCGCGCCGGCCGGCGGCGACCGCGCGTGCCGGAGCCGCTGCGCGGCAGCGCGTTGGGTCTCTACCTCACCGGCGAGATCGATCTGGATGCGCTCGCCGCCCGAACGGGCCGCCGCAACAGCGAGGTGGCCCGGATGCTCGGCAACCTCGGGCTCACCGCGACGGCCGCCGCGCCGTCAGGCTGA
- a CDS encoding glutamine synthetase family protein gives MIPDAAKVVRLAGEAGLRLVRFLYCGNDGTVRGKASSLNGLEGRMASGIGVTVGMQAMNSLDQLQPVAGMGPVGELRLVPDPATFRVLPYAPNAGAMLTDHVGLDGAPAPVCARSFLKRQVARLAERGAVLHAGFENEFTLAVERDGALRPVDESLCFSTIGMAASQDYVDALAHALERQQIRLEQYYAELGHGQQEISTAPAPALPAADEQLLVRETLRGVATQMGYVASLSPKPWPDAAGNGGHIHFSLWSTDGARNLFHDAAQPDRLSQDARRFIAGVLAHLPGLCGLAAPSFASYKRIVPHFWAGAFACWGLDNREAPVRVPSVFGGQEEASTNVELKAADATCNPYLALGGLIAAGLDGLERRLDPPEPVAVDPATLDEAQRRAQGIDPLPATQEQALDALAGDPVLAGALGPVIIDSYLAVRRSEWHAYSERDDDFWQRGHFVKY, from the coding sequence GTGATTCCCGACGCCGCGAAGGTCGTCCGGCTGGCCGGCGAAGCCGGGCTGCGCCTGGTGCGCTTCCTCTACTGCGGCAACGACGGCACGGTGCGCGGCAAGGCGTCGTCGCTGAACGGCCTCGAAGGGCGGATGGCCTCCGGGATCGGCGTGACGGTCGGCATGCAGGCGATGAACTCACTCGACCAGCTCCAGCCCGTGGCCGGGATGGGGCCGGTGGGCGAGCTGCGCCTCGTCCCCGACCCCGCCACCTTCCGCGTCCTGCCGTACGCGCCCAACGCGGGCGCGATGCTCACCGATCACGTGGGCCTCGACGGGGCGCCGGCGCCGGTCTGCGCGCGCTCGTTCCTCAAGCGCCAGGTCGCGCGGCTCGCCGAGCGCGGGGCGGTGCTGCACGCGGGGTTCGAGAACGAGTTCACGCTCGCCGTCGAGCGGGACGGCGCGCTGCGGCCGGTCGACGAGAGCCTCTGCTTCTCGACGATCGGAATGGCCGCCTCACAGGACTACGTCGACGCGCTGGCCCACGCGCTCGAGCGCCAGCAGATACGGCTCGAGCAGTACTACGCCGAGCTCGGGCATGGCCAGCAGGAGATCTCGACCGCCCCGGCCCCGGCGCTGCCCGCCGCCGACGAACAGCTGCTCGTCCGCGAGACGCTTCGCGGCGTCGCGACCCAGATGGGCTACGTGGCGTCGCTCTCGCCGAAGCCCTGGCCCGACGCGGCGGGCAACGGCGGCCACATCCACTTCTCGCTGTGGAGCACCGACGGCGCCCGCAACCTGTTCCACGACGCGGCGCAGCCCGACCGGCTCTCCCAAGATGCGCGCCGGTTCATCGCCGGCGTGCTCGCCCATCTGCCCGGGCTCTGCGGCCTGGCGGCGCCGAGCTTCGCGTCCTACAAGCGGATCGTGCCGCACTTCTGGGCCGGTGCGTTCGCCTGCTGGGGACTGGACAACCGGGAGGCCCCGGTGCGCGTGCCGTCGGTGTTCGGAGGCCAGGAGGAGGCCTCGACCAATGTGGAGCTCAAGGCGGCGGACGCGACGTGCAACCCGTACCTCGCGCTCGGCGGCCTGATCGCCGCCGGCCTCGACGGGCTCGAGCGCCGCCTCGATCCCCCCGAGCCGGTCGCGGTCGATCCGGCCACCCTCGACGAGGCGCAGCGGCGGGCCCAGGGCATCGATCCCCTGCCGGCGACCCAGGAGCAGGCGCTGGACGCCCTCGCCGGCGACCCCGTCCTCGCCGGCGCGCTCGGGCCGGTAATCATCGACTCCTACCTGGCGGTGCGCCGCTCCGAGTGGCATGCGTACTCAGAGCGGGACGACGACTTCTGGCAGCGCGGCCACTTCGTGAAGTACTGA
- a CDS encoding ARPP-1 family domain-containing protein produces the protein MTTASVVPPTLADHLGAPLRVGAPDVAGALAVFPIYGPAPRLEYRSFARGCALGVTIKELGGGASVNDLIVVNPTDKPVLLYEGEEVLGAQQNRTFDVSVLVGAMASASVPVSCVEQGRWDGSRHAEAFRPAPQAAYPSLRRMKNEQAGAQRAAGGEARAQQGAVWSEVAAKSARLSVDSPTQAMHDVFERRRGDLRAYEKAIPLHDGQTGAIVAIAGAVAVLDFVSRPDAFASLHGPLVHGYALDALEAETDAPPPPPVDPTPFLSRVLGAPLTHRDGIGLGSELRFRTRGVGGAGLVALDELVQFTAFPAQPNAARAAITRPSRRPRTA, from the coding sequence GTGACCACCGCATCAGTCGTACCGCCCACCCTCGCCGACCACCTTGGCGCGCCCCTGCGCGTCGGTGCGCCCGACGTCGCCGGCGCGCTTGCCGTCTTCCCGATCTACGGCCCGGCGCCGCGGCTCGAGTACCGCTCGTTCGCGCGGGGCTGCGCGCTGGGGGTGACCATCAAGGAGCTCGGCGGCGGGGCGTCGGTCAACGACCTGATCGTCGTCAACCCGACCGACAAGCCGGTGCTGCTCTATGAGGGCGAGGAGGTCCTCGGCGCCCAGCAGAACCGCACGTTCGACGTGTCCGTGCTCGTCGGAGCGATGGCGAGCGCGTCGGTTCCGGTGAGCTGCGTCGAGCAGGGCCGGTGGGACGGCTCGCGCCACGCCGAGGCGTTCCGGCCGGCGCCGCAGGCGGCGTATCCGTCGCTGCGCCGGATGAAGAACGAGCAGGCCGGCGCGCAGCGGGCCGCGGGGGGCGAGGCGCGGGCGCAGCAGGGCGCGGTGTGGTCGGAGGTCGCCGCGAAGTCCGCGCGGCTCTCGGTCGACTCGCCCACGCAGGCGATGCACGACGTCTTCGAGCGCCGGCGCGGCGACCTGCGGGCGTACGAGAAGGCGATTCCCCTCCACGACGGCCAGACCGGCGCGATCGTGGCGATCGCCGGCGCGGTCGCGGTGCTCGACTTCGTCAGCCGGCCGGACGCGTTCGCGAGCCTGCACGGGCCGCTCGTCCACGGCTACGCGCTCGACGCGCTCGAGGCCGAGACCGATGCGCCGCCACCGCCGCCCGTCGACCCGACGCCGTTCCTGAGCCGGGTCCTCGGCGCGCCGCTCACGCACCGAGACGGGATCGGGCTCGGGTCCGAGCTGCGGTTCCGGACCAGGGGCGTCGGCGGGGCGGGGCTGGTGGCGCTCGACGAGCTCGTCCAGTTCACCGCCTTCCCGGCGCAGCCGAACGCCGCCCGCGCCGCGATCACGCGTCCGTCGCGGCGGCCGCGGACGGCGTGA
- a CDS encoding IS110 family RNA-guided transposase: protein MKGDGADDRDRRGPTQEVAHAGSERALCWARRLGGERVWAIEDCRHVSGRLEEALIVTGERVVRVAPKLMAGARRGGRERGKSDPIDALAVARAALREGIETLPMAELEGQSLELRLLLDHREDIVAQRSDEQRRLRWHLHALQLGDDVPVGALDRKVWIDRVARRLARQPQDARVRIARELLRSIAVKTRQARQLEREIAVLVADQAPQLLDQPGCGPLTAAKLVGEIAGPGRFASDAKLARMAGVAPIPASSGRRDRHRLDRGGNRQLNCALHRWAVTAGRVDPATRDYLARKQAEGKTRMEALRSLKRHLARRAWRLLNQPTPTATPLDTALALT, encoded by the coding sequence ATGAAGGGAGACGGTGCAGATGATCGTGATCGGCGCGGACCCACACAAGAAGTCGCACACGCCGGCAGCGAGCGGGCGCTGTGTTGGGCCAGGCGCCTGGGCGGCGAGCGGGTGTGGGCGATCGAGGACTGCCGGCACGTCTCAGGGCGCCTGGAAGAGGCACTGATCGTCACGGGCGAGCGAGTCGTGCGGGTTGCGCCCAAGCTGATGGCCGGCGCCAGGCGCGGCGGACGCGAGCGTGGCAAGAGTGACCCGATCGACGCGTTGGCGGTCGCCAGAGCGGCGTTGCGCGAGGGCATCGAGACGCTGCCGATGGCCGAGCTCGAGGGTCAATCACTGGAGCTGCGGCTGCTGCTCGACCACCGCGAGGACATCGTCGCCCAGCGCTCTGATGAGCAGCGGCGGTTGCGCTGGCATCTGCACGCGCTGCAGCTCGGCGATGACGTCCCGGTCGGGGCGCTGGATCGCAAGGTCTGGATCGATCGCGTCGCTCGTCGCCTGGCGCGCCAGCCTCAGGACGCGCGCGTCAGGATCGCGCGCGAGCTGCTGCGCTCGATCGCGGTCAAGACCCGCCAAGCCCGACAGCTCGAACGCGAGATCGCCGTCCTCGTCGCCGATCAGGCGCCCCAGCTGCTCGACCAGCCCGGCTGCGGGCCGCTGACCGCCGCCAAGCTCGTCGGCGAGATCGCCGGCCCCGGGCGATTCGCATCAGACGCCAAGCTCGCCCGGATGGCCGGCGTCGCCCCGATCCCAGCCTCCAGCGGCCGCCGCGACCGTCACCGCCTCGACCGCGGCGGCAACCGCCAGCTCAACTGCGCCCTGCACCGCTGGGCCGTCACCGCCGGCCGAGTCGACCCCGCCACCCGCGACTACCTCGCCCGCAAACAAGCCGAAGGCAAAACCCGAATGGAAGCCCTACGCAGCCTCAAGCGCCACCTCGCCCGCCGCGCCTGGCGCCTCCTCAACCAGCCCACCCCGACCGCGACGCCCCTTGACACGGCGCTCGCCTTGACATAG
- a CDS encoding type II toxin-antitoxin system VapC family toxin: protein MRLVVDASVAVAATATRLGFERLRAFELVAPALLWIESVSVLHALLWRGELGREQASAMRDRLSVAPVQRLEPDGLSDAAWAVADDMGWAKTYDANYVALAHMLGCRLVTLDARLRRGTSRLGFVVGPTEL from the coding sequence GTGAGGCTGGTCGTTGACGCCAGCGTGGCGGTCGCGGCGACCGCCACCCGGCTCGGCTTCGAACGACTTCGCGCCTTCGAGCTCGTCGCTCCCGCGTTGCTCTGGATCGAATCGGTATCCGTCCTGCACGCCCTGCTGTGGCGGGGTGAGCTGGGTCGTGAGCAGGCCTCCGCGATGCGAGACCGTCTGTCCGTCGCGCCCGTGCAGCGGTTGGAACCTGACGGGTTGTCGGACGCCGCGTGGGCCGTCGCGGACGACATGGGCTGGGCGAAGACCTACGACGCGAACTACGTCGCGCTCGCGCACATGCTCGGATGCCGCCTGGTGACCCTCGATGCGCGACTCCGGCGAGGAACGTCCCGGCTGGGCTTCGTCGTCGGCCCGACCGAGCTCTGA
- a CDS encoding helix-turn-helix domain-containing protein — MVAHDGQGVLGRALGEVVQGAPERGKHDHLLAPLVVAAEDLQQRPRPAEAEAAAAWAARSLQALGLPRGVPGDASALCAIREVPYHGAMLSVAEAAERVGRSPETVRRWIRMGRLPAVTEHGRHGIEPADLDSIRDDLYPMLEIPDEWRVLDDGSPAPNWVAAIELTRRGR; from the coding sequence GTGGTAGCGCACGACGGCCAGGGCGTGCTCGGCCGCGCGCTGGGCGAGGTGGTCCAGGGTGCGCCGGAACGCGGTAAACACGATCACCTTCTCGCTCCGCTCGTGGTGGCGGCGGAGGATCTGCAGCAGCGCCCGCGCCCTGCCGAGGCCGAAGCGGCTGCGGCCTGGGCAGCCAGATCGCTCCAGGCGCTTGGCTTACCACGGGGCGTTCCTGGTGACGCGAGCGCGCTCTGCGCTATCCGGGAGGTTCCGTACCATGGCGCCATGTTGAGCGTCGCGGAAGCTGCCGAGCGGGTCGGGCGCAGTCCGGAGACCGTACGCCGCTGGATCCGGATGGGCCGGCTGCCGGCGGTCACCGAACACGGCCGGCACGGCATCGAACCTGCCGACCTCGACAGCATCCGGGACGACCTGTACCCGATGCTCGAGATACCTGACGAGTGGCGGGTGCTCGATGACGGCTCCCCGGCGCCGAACTGGGTGGCGGCGATTGAGCTGACGCGTCGCGGCCGGTGA